The sequence CGTAGGGGCGTCGCTTGACGACGCCCGCCGGAAGGGCTTCGCAAGCGAAGCCCCTACGTCGAACGGGATAATAGTTGCCCCCGATGCGCTTCGCGATCGGGGACCTAATTCAACGTATAGGAATTTCAATGTTGTCTATTTTTTGTAGGGGCTTCGCTCGTCGAAGCCCTCTGAAGGGGCGCGACAAGCACGCCCCCTACATGCGAAAAATAACAGTTGCCGCCTTTTGGCGGCCTAATTGACCGAGAGCAGTCAAATGATACTTGTAGGAACAGACAGCTTTTTTGATCAGTCCATGGTAGCGCAGACGCTGGCAAATGCGCGAAATTTGCGCCGATGTTTTGTCCAGTCGTTTCCGCAGGTCGGCGTTGCGGAACCCGAAGGATTGGGCTTGGCCTTGGGCCACCGTCAGGAAGACCTGTTCATCGTCTTCGTCAAAGAGATTATTGAAACAGGCGGTGCCGTTGCGGTGTACCACCTTGCTAATGATCCGGTCGAAACACGAATAGACGCCGAGAATATCTTCGGCATGCCGTTCAAGAAAAGATGTTTGCATAGTGAACCTCCTTGTTGGGAGGCAGTTGTATCAAAAAATTATCACCCGGCATAGCCGGAACCCTTTATGGTTCCGGCTATGCCGGGTTGGGGAATCATATCTGATGCGCCTTGGATACTGCTGCATTAACATGACGCTGCGCGCGCAAAAACCGCCGGTTTATACCGGAAGGACGCTGATCAAACGCCTCTTTTCCATGGAAAAAGCCTCCGCGCTGGCCGCGCGCAACACGGCGGATCTGCTGGCTATCCTGCGATGGAATCAGGAACATGACATCCACGTTTTCCGGGTAACGAGCGGCTTATTCCCGCGCCTGACCGATCCCGAAAACGGCTATCGCATCGCGGAGCTTGAAAACGCCCGCGTGATTATAAAAAATCTGCGCGCCGCCGGCCGGTTCGCGGCCCGGCACAATATGCGGCTTTCTTTTCACCCGGGCCCCTTCGCCCTGTTCGGCTCGCCGGACAAAAAAGTCAACGCCTCCGGATTGCGGGAAGTGGGAGCTCACGCCGAAATCGCCGCGTATATCTGCGCGGACGCCGAATTGGATATTCCCATCAACATCCATATCGGCGGTTCCTATCATGGCGATTTCAAGGGGACCGCCCGGCGCTGGCTGGACAATTTCGCAAAACTTTCCGACCGTACCCGCGCCCGGCTGGTCCTGGAAAACGACGACCGGGCCGGCGGGTGGTCAATCAGGAAACTGCACGGTTACATTCACCGGGCAAGCGGGATTCCCCTGACAATTGACCTGCACCACTTTCTTTTCTGCCACGACGGTTTTTCCATGGAACAGGATTATTTCCTGGCAAAATCCACCTGGGGCGGAAGATCAAACCAGGCCCATTACTCCGAATCGGCCGGCCGGAAATTAAAACCGGCCCATTCCGATTTCCTGAAAAAACCGCTCCCGGATTTTGTGCTGAAAGACAGGGGAGCGCACGTGCTTCTTGAAACCAAGGCCAAGGAACTGGCCCTGCTGAAATACCGCCGGCAGTTCAAAATCCGGGAAACAGGCTGGTGACCGCCCAATGTCAAGTCCTGCATGGACTACTGGAACTGCATTTCCAATGATTTTTGATATTTTGTTTTCAATGCGGTTTTTTTTGGTTGATTTATCCGGCTTTCTGGTTTATGGAAATGAACATGAACAAAACATTTGCATGTGCAACCCCATCCCGGCAAATAGCGGAGGAATACAATGAAAATCAGTCTTTCCGGCAAAACAGCCCTGGTTACCGGGGGTTCAAGCGGCATCGGCGCGGCGTGCGTAAGACTTTTCAGAGAGTCCGGAGCGGTTGTGTTTCTTGCCTCTTCTCCGGCGGACTACATCACGGGTCAGACCCTTTTCGTGGACGGCGGGATACTGGTCAACTCTTACAAAGAATAGTCCCGTCATTTTTTGGGATGGCTTGACTGATATGACCGGCATCGCCTGCACGCGTATTGAAGGCATGGCGGCCGCGTTTGGTCTGATCGGCGGCGCCGTAACGCGATTTGAGGCATGCAAGGATGTGGTTATGGGCAGACTGCCGGCCGGGCTGCCCGCGTTATATGCCAATGGATTATTCAGCGGTTTGGGTAAATACCTGTCGTTGCCCAATGGGTTTTACAGTGAACTGCACATTTTAATGTTGCTGGGCTTTATGGCGTTGGGACGACTGCGTCGCCCGGAAGCGCTCCGCCATGTGGCGCCGGGAGAAATCGGCAAAGCAATCGGCCCGCTCCCCGGAAGTTCGCACTCTGCGCCAAAAAATCGCGATAATATCCACTACCGGCAAACCCGGTCCCTGGCCGTCTCGTCGCTGAACATGCCTTGTACGGATGTTGCATATTCACCATCGGCCTCGGCGCCTTCTTTTGCCACGGCCGCTGAAAACAAAAAAGAACTTGCCCGGGCGTGAGCGAGCCAATCCGTCAGGCGTCGGATTTCGCCGGAGACGTGCCGCGGGCGGCAACGCGCCGCCGGCACAATTGTATGATCAGTTTCTCCAGCAGCAACTCCTCAAGTCCCGATGACGAAACAAGCTTAAGGCGCGTTGCCAGGATGGCCGAGCGGGCCGCATCCAGTTCCTGCCGCGAAAACAATCTGGCCTGCTCATCCAGTTTTTTCAGGAAATATTCATGCGGCGGCCGGCCCTTGTCGCCGGCCAGCAGCGCTTCCAAAACGCCCTTTTCCCGGCCCGTTGTTTTCCCGGAGGCCATTTCCTTCATGATCAGCAGATAACGAAAGCGCGATTCCAGTCCCATTACCAACCCGATTTCGTTCTCCTTTTGAAAAAGGAGCTGGCGCATCAGCGCAATGGCCTTCGGCAAGTCGCGGCGGCCGACGGCGTCGGCCAGGTTCAAGGCGCTGCTTTCGCGCGCCGACGCCACAACGCCGCGGATATCTTCCTCGCGGACTTCCCGCCGGGGATGCACAAAGAGCGCCAGCTTGTTGACTTCCTGGATCAACTGGCGGGTTTCCGTGCCGGCCAGCGCGACGATTGCCTCGGTTATTCTTCCGGAAAACTGTAATTTATTGTTCCGCAAAGCAGACCGCACAAAGGCAATCGCCGCCTTTTCCTTTTCCCATGGCTTCAATGCGGCTTGCAGATGTATTTCGCCTTTTGCCTGACACGCCTTGAAAAAAGCGGCGGCCTTGTCAACGGCATTGGATGTTACAATCAGCATATTTCCCGGCGGCAACCCGGATTTGATCAGTCCGGTCAGAGAAGCAAGCGTCTCGGTTACTTCTCTGGAACGGGCGAGGAGGCTGCGGTCAAGAAAATTGGCCTGTTTGAGCCACACCGCCTTGCGCGCGCCCGTGAAGCCGGGGGTGCGGAGGGCTTCCAGGCATCTGGCGATGCTTGCGCCGGCCTCGGACGCGTTGCGGGCGCGGGCCTCAATAATTTCAAGGCCGAGCGTCTGCTCCGCCGGCGGGATCAATTTATTCGCCAGAACTCTGGCGTCCTGGACAAGAAGATAATCGTCCTCGCCGCTGAAAAGATAAACCCCGGCCGAGCCGGTATGCGCAGATGCATTCATGTGTTGCGGGTTTTAATCTTACGCAAAACGAATCTCCCGCGCAAGCCCGCTCTTTGCGGTATTTGCCAGCCCATTTCCAGCATTGACATTCACTTGAAATAATATTATCCTGTGCATAATTTGTGATGCAGGCGTGTTTCTCGCCGGTCAAAATGCCGTTGACAATCACATTGCCATGCAGCACAACGCCCACCTGCAGGTCGTGTTACGCAATAAAAAAGGGAAAAACCGTCCCATGAACACCAAGGCGGCAGAGTCGCCATCCGAAACAAACGGCTGGCGGTCCGTTGTCAATGTTGCAAACTTCTCCGCAAAACCGTCATATGTCTTATCGGAACGGACTCAATGCGCATCATGGGCGGGGCGGGCTTGCCTGCTGATTGTGTTCTTTGCGCTGTCCCCCGCCTGGGCCGGTCAGAAGGTGCGCGTGGGCATTTACCAGAGCAAGCGCCAGCTTGTGGATACGACGATCATTTTCAACCCGACGCAGCTTTACTTTGCGGCGCCCAGATCGGGCAACCCGGCCCTGCTAAACGCCATTGACAAGCGCCTGCTGCGTTTCAAGGAGAATCCGGCGTCCGTTTACTACCGCTCCCTGCGGCGATGGACATCGGAAAACGAGAGATCCGGCTTCCCGGCCTGGCTCAAGGGCGCGGGAACAGGCGCGGCCGGGCTGCTTTTGTTCTGCGTTTTCTGGAGCATTGTTCTCAAACGCCAGGTCGCGGGCCGGACACGGGAATTGGCGCTGCGCAACAAACAGCTTGAGGCCTTGCACGCGCAAATGGAACAGGCCGAGCAATCCCTGCGCGAAAGCGAATTGAAATATCACACCCTCTTTGAAAACGCCCCCGACGCCATTATGCTCATGCGCGCCAACCAGTTTGTTGACTGCAATGCCCGGGCCCTGGTCATCTTCGGATGCCGCCGCGAAGAGATTATCGGCGCGCCGCCCTACAAATTTTCGCCGGCCGTCCAGCCGGACGGCCGCGGTTCCCGGGGAAAGGCCCTGGAAAAAACTAACATGGCCGCCAGGGATGGTCCGCAGTTATTTCAATGGGAACACTGCCGGCGGGATGGAACGCCGTTCCCGGCCGAAGTGAGCCTGACCCCCCTTGAACTGGGCGGGGAAATTTTGCTGCAAGCCATCGTGCGCGACGTTACCGAGCGCCGGCGGGCGGATGAGCAAATCCGCCGGCTCAATGAAGACCTGAAACGCCATGCGGCGGAACTGGAACAGCGCGTGGCGAAGCGAACCGCCGAGCTGGCAATAGCGCGGGACCATGCCGAGGAATCCGACCGGCTCAAATCGTTTTTCCTCGCAACCATGTCGCACGAATTGCGCACCCCCCTCAATTCCATCATCGGCTTCACCGGCATCCTGCTTATGGGGCTGGTGGGCCCTCTGACCCGCGAGCAGGAAAAACAGCTTGTCATGGTGCAGGACAGCGCCCGCCACCTGCTGGAACTGATCAACGACGTGCTGGATATTTCAAAGGTTGAAGCGGGCCAGATTGAACTTGCCCGCGAGCAGTTTGACATACGAACGGTGATTCAGCAAAGCCTGGATAAGATCTCGCCCCTGGCCCTGAAAAAGGGACTGAAGGTAACCGCCGTCATTGCCCCGCAGGTCGGACGGGCGGTCGGCGACCGGCGCCGGACCGAGCAGATTCTCATCAACCTGCTCAGCAACGCTGTCAAGTTCACCGAGCGGGGCGAGGTGAACATTGAATGCCGGCTGGAAAACAACCGGGCGGTTACGCAGGTCAGCGATACCGGCATCGGCATCCGGCCGGAAAACATGGATAAGCTCTTTAAGCCGTTCCGGCAGTTGGATAGCGGCCTCACCCGCCAATACGAGGGCACCGGCCTGGGGCTGGCCATCTGCAAGCGGCTGGCGGAGTCCATGGGCGGCGGAATTGATGTTGCAAGCGAATGGGGAAAGGGAAGCCGCTTTACCTTCACCCTGCCGTTGGAAGGAACGCCGGCATGAAAACAAAAATATTGATTATTGAAGACAGTGAAAGAAACGCTTATCTGCTGAGGTTCATCCTTGAAAAAAGCGGCTACGAGGTTGCCCGGGCGCAGGATGGCAGACAAGGGATCGCGCTGGCCCGGCAAATCAAGCCCGACCTGATCCTGCTGGATATCCAGTTGCCGGTGATGGATGGCTATGCCGTTGCCCGCGAACTGGCCGGGAACGGCGACCTCTGCCATATTCCGATCGTGGCCGTAACTTCCTATGCCATGCCCGGCGACCGCGAGCGCGTCCTGGCGGCGGGTTGTTCAGGTTATATTGAAAAACCCATCAACCCGCAGACGTTTGCCGCTGAAATAGAACAATATCTGCCGGCAGGCGGACGAGACATCACACCGGAAAAAAACATATGAAAACATTACTTATCGTAGACGACAATGAACAAAACCTGTACATGCTGGAGGTGCTTTTATCCGCCAGGGGATTTAAAGTGGAAAAGGCCTTCAATGGCTTCGAAGCGCTGGAAAAAGCGCGCCGCGCGCCGCCGGACATGATCATCAGCGACATCCTTATGCCGGTCATGGACGGTTTCGCTCTGTGCCGCTCCTGGAGGGGGGATAAAAAGCTGAAGAATATCCCCTTTGTCTTTTACACCGCCACCTACACGGAACATGAGGATGAAAATTTCGCCCTCAGCCTGGGCGCCGACCGTTTTATCACCAAGCCGATAGAGCCGAGCAAATTTCTGGAAATAATCAGCCGGACCCTGGAAAACTTCAAAACCGCCGAAAAAACCGCCCCGCGCAAACCGCTTGCCGAAAACGGCTTCTATAAAAAATATAAT is a genomic window of Kiritimatiellia bacterium containing:
- the uvsE gene encoding UV DNA damage repair endonuclease UvsE; amino-acid sequence: MRLGYCCINMTLRAQKPPVYTGRTLIKRLFSMEKASALAARNTADLLAILRWNQEHDIHVFRVTSGLFPRLTDPENGYRIAELENARVIIKNLRAAGRFAARHNMRLSFHPGPFALFGSPDKKVNASGLREVGAHAEIAAYICADAELDIPINIHIGGSYHGDFKGTARRWLDNFAKLSDRTRARLVLENDDRAGGWSIRKLHGYIHRASGIPLTIDLHHFLFCHDGFSMEQDYFLAKSTWGGRSNQAHYSESAGRKLKPAHSDFLKKPLPDFVLKDRGAHVLLETKAKELALLKYRRQFKIRETGW
- the holA gene encoding DNA polymerase III subunit delta: MNASAHTGSAGVYLFSGEDDYLLVQDARVLANKLIPPAEQTLGLEIIEARARNASEAGASIARCLEALRTPGFTGARKAVWLKQANFLDRSLLARSREVTETLASLTGLIKSGLPPGNMLIVTSNAVDKAAAFFKACQAKGEIHLQAALKPWEKEKAAIAFVRSALRNNKLQFSGRITEAIVALAGTETRQLIQEVNKLALFVHPRREVREEDIRGVVASARESSALNLADAVGRRDLPKAIALMRQLLFQKENEIGLVMGLESRFRYLLIMKEMASGKTTGREKGVLEALLAGDKGRPPHEYFLKKLDEQARLFSRQELDAARSAILATRLKLVSSSGLEELLLEKLIIQLCRRRVAARGTSPAKSDA
- a CDS encoding ATP-binding protein — translated: MFLAGQNAVDNHIAMQHNAHLQVVLRNKKGKNRPMNTKAAESPSETNGWRSVVNVANFSAKPSYVLSERTQCASWAGRACLLIVFFALSPAWAGQKVRVGIYQSKRQLVDTTIIFNPTQLYFAAPRSGNPALLNAIDKRLLRFKENPASVYYRSLRRWTSENERSGFPAWLKGAGTGAAGLLLFCVFWSIVLKRQVAGRTRELALRNKQLEALHAQMEQAEQSLRESELKYHTLFENAPDAIMLMRANQFVDCNARALVIFGCRREEIIGAPPYKFSPAVQPDGRGSRGKALEKTNMAARDGPQLFQWEHCRRDGTPFPAEVSLTPLELGGEILLQAIVRDVTERRRADEQIRRLNEDLKRHAAELEQRVAKRTAELAIARDHAEESDRLKSFFLATMSHELRTPLNSIIGFTGILLMGLVGPLTREQEKQLVMVQDSARHLLELINDVLDISKVEAGQIELAREQFDIRTVIQQSLDKISPLALKKGLKVTAVIAPQVGRAVGDRRRTEQILINLLSNAVKFTERGEVNIECRLENNRAVTQVSDTGIGIRPENMDKLFKPFRQLDSGLTRQYEGTGLGLAICKRLAESMGGGIDVASEWGKGSRFTFTLPLEGTPA
- a CDS encoding response regulator; amino-acid sequence: MKTKILIIEDSERNAYLLRFILEKSGYEVARAQDGRQGIALARQIKPDLILLDIQLPVMDGYAVARELAGNGDLCHIPIVAVTSYAMPGDRERVLAAGCSGYIEKPINPQTFAAEIEQYLPAGGRDITPEKNI